The region CCGCGGCTACTGCTGCGCCCGCCTACGAGGTGGCGAATGACGACCGGCGGCTGAAACGGGGCCAGTACGCCGCGATTCGCCACCACGAGCTGGTCCATGGCCGTGCTGGCCAGCACCACCAGGGTGGCCCGAACCTCGGCCGAGAAGTTGGAGCGGCGCAGGAGCTCGTAAGTCTCGGGGGAGACGCTCGTGTGCAGCGCGGCGGCGAAGCGCTTCGCGACGTCGCGTTCGTCGTCGAGGCGGGCCGTTCGTCCGGCCGGACCGGCGGCTCTGCGCCCCTCGCTCGTTCCTTCGCGGGCTGGGTCTGCGGTCGAACCGGCGTCGGTTCCCTCGGCAGCGGTCACCGCCTCGAAGGCCCGGTTGATGCGCGACAGAAGGATCGCCCCCATGTCCGCTTCGTGGTCGAAGACGGTCAGGACCCGAGCCGCCGCCTCCGCGCGCTTCCGTTCGAGCTGCGCGGCGCTCGGGTAGTAGTCGAAGTCGCGCGTGGCCTTGAGGTTCGTCTCCGCGCGGGCCCCGACCGAGAGCTTGTGTCCCACCGAGGGCGGCTCGTTCGAGAGGGGCGCCAGGAGCAGGACGATCCCGACCACCACGAGCCCGACGACCACGACCTGGACGGGACGCCGGCGCAACGCGGCGTCCAGCCACCCCATGAGGCGCCCCGGATCTGCCCTGACCCTCAGCTTGTTCGCTTCCGGTTGGCCTGAGGCCATCGGTGCTCTCCAGGGGCCTGATAGCCCCTCTGGGTCGTTTCAGACGACCCGAGACAGCGTCGCACGCCGCCACCCGCTCCCCTACTGTGGTGAATTACGTAGTCTTAAGGACCTTCCGGTAGACGTGGGCCTCCACGAAGACCGAGAACAGGGCTGCATCCAGTTTCCCCTGCCTCACCTCGTCTCCCAGGATGGCCAGCGCTGTCTCCGGCTCGAGGGCGGGTTTGTAAGGGCGATCGGCCGCCGTAAGCGCATCGTAGATGTCGGCGATCGTCATCATGCGGGCCTGCACGGGAATCTGGTCCCCGCACTTCCGCCGCGGATACCCCGTCCCGTCGAGCTTCTCGTGGTGGTCCCGCGCGATCTGGGGCACCTGCCGGAAGCCGCGACCCCACGGGATCGTGCACAGGAAGTTGTAGCTGTGGACCACATGCGACTCAATCTGGGCCCGCTCATCCTCGCTCAGACTCCCGCGCCGTATCCGGAGGCAGCGGAGCTCTTCGCCGGTCAAGTATGGCCGAACTACGCCCTTCGGGTCCAGGTACGTCTGTTGCGCAATCTCGTCGAGCAACGCCGCGCTCTCCGCGGGGAGCACCGTGGGGCGGTTGGAGCCTGCGATGATCTCCCAGCAGTGCTCCAAGTATCCATGTTGCTTCTGCAATAAGGCTTCCTGGGCCTCGAGCTGTTCCCCGAGGCGCCCCGTCCCCTGCAGCGACAGCTCCAGGCGGCGCCGAAGGCTCTCGCTCTTGAGCCACTCCCGCACGTAGTCGAAACGTAGCCGAATTTGCTCGAGATTCCACTCGTAAAGCTTGTGCGCCTTGACCAGCACCTGCTCGGGGACCCCCACCTTGCCGAAGTCATGCATCAGGGCGGCGTACTCGAGCTCCTTCAGGTTGTCGGGGCTGAACGAGAGCTCCGCGAGGGGCCCGAGGGTCACGCGGTCCACCGCCTCGGCCAGGCCGACGGTCAGGTTCGCCACGCGCCGCGAGTGACCGCTCGTCGGTGGATCTCGCGCTTCGATGGCCAGCACCGAGGCTTCCACGAAGCCTTCGAAGACCTCCCGCAGCTCGTTGTAGAGGAGCGCGTTGTCGAGGGCGATGGCGGCCTGGTAGGCCAGCGTCTTGCCGAGCTCGATGGAGCGCTCGTCGAAGGGGATCACCTGCCTCTCGAAGTCCTCGACGGTGCGTAGGCGGCTCGCCGGCTCGCGCTTCTTGTTGATGAGTTGGATCACCCCGATGACCGCATCCTGGTGGTTGATCATCGGGACCGTGAGGACCGAGCGCGTGTGATACCCCGTTCGGTCGTCGAAGCTCCGGTTATGCTCGAGTCCCAGTGGATTGTCTCGGGCCAGGGCGCCGAGGTCCGGGATGTGGATCACGCGGCGCGCGACCACCGCAGCCCCCACGATCGAGCGGCTCGAGATCTCCAGGGTGAAGGACTCGAAGTCCACCTCCACGGAGTCGTTCTGCGCCACCGCAAAGCGGAGGAGCTGGTCGTCGGGGCGGTCGGGGTGCGGAACCAGGATGTAGACGCTCCCCGCGTCGGCCCCCGAGATGTAGCGGCTCTTCTCGAGGATGAGGGCCAGAAGTCGGTGGATGTCGCGCTCGGAGCTGAGCGACGCGGCGATCGAGATGAGTTCCTCCACCTCGTAGCGGTACCGCTCCGTCACGCGGTCCCGCTCCACCGCGCGGGCCTGCATCGCGAGGAGGGCCATGGAATTGGTCAGCGAGGCCTCGAGAGCGTGCGCCGTCGTGGGGAGCGGAAGGCAGGCGAGGACCGCGCGCTGTCGCAGGGCCTGCAGGTCGTCCATCTCCCCTTCCCCTCCCAGGCAGACGAGGAGCGGCGGGCAGCGGCTGTTCCGGCCGAGCTCGGCGGTGACCCGCTGGGGGTCTCGCCACAGCGTGGGCGCCACGAGAAGGGCGGTGCCCGTGTCGCACCGGACCTCGACGAGCTCGCCGTCGGCGCGCAGCACCTCGTACGCGACGAAGCGCGGGTCGTCGTTCAGCGCCCCGGCGATGTCCATGATCGAGTGGATGCCCATGCGCCTCTCGCGTCCTCGCCCGATTGTACGCCTGTTCGGGGGCGGTCTACAGACGCGTGGGCTCGTCCGAGCCGGCGCGGCCGCGTCCCTCGTAGGCCTTGATGATCTTCTGCACCAGGGGATGTCGAACCACGTCCCGCTCGGTGAAGCGACAGAACGCAATCCCCTCGACCCCCGCGAGTAGGCGCTGCGCCTCGGAGAGGCCGCTCTGGGCGCCGGGCGGCAGATCGACCTGCGTCACGTCCCCGGTAACGACGGCCTTCGAGTCGAAGCCGAGGCGCGTCAAGAACATGAGCATCTGATCCCCGGTGGTGTTCTGCGCCTCGTCCAGCACCACGAAGGAGCCGTTCAGGGTGCGTCCGCGCATGAAAGCCAGCGGCGCCACCTCGATCTGCCCGCGGGCAATGAGCTGCTCCGCCCGGTCCAGCTCCATCATGTCGTGGAGGGCGTCGTAGAGCGGCCGCAGGTAGGGGTTCACCTTCTCGGCCAGGTCGCCGGGGAGGAACCCGAGCTTCTCGCCGGCCTCCACCGCGGGCCGGGTGAGAATGATCCGCTTCACCGCGCGTCGCTGAAGGGCCCCGACGGCCATCGCCATGGCGAGGTAGGTCTTGCCGGTCCCCGCGGGACCGATGCCGAAGACGATGTCGTGGCTGCGCATCGCGTCCACGTATTCCTTTTGCGCCAGGCTCTTCGGCAGGACGTTGGCCATGGAGGTGGCGAGGACCGTGTCCGTGAAGATGGCCTTCACGTTGACGCGCCCGTCCGCCTTGAGCACCCGGACGGCTTGCAGGAGCTGTTCGCGGCCGAGCGCGCGCCCCTTCTTCGCCAGCGCGTAGAGCTGTCCGAGCAGGGAGCTCGTCTGCTCGACGGCCTCCGGTGCGCCGACCACCGTCAACTCGTTGCCGCGCACGTGGATCTGAACGGCCAGCTCTCGTTCGAGGGCCTTCAGGTGCTCTCCGTTCGCGCCCGAGAGCTCGAGCAGCGCCGCGTTGTCGTCGAAGGCGATCTGGTCGCGCGCCGCAAGGGCGTCTTGCGGGTCGGCGGGGGACGTGGGTTCGCTCACCGGTCAGGACTCCTTCGTGGCGCTCGCCGCCCACGGCGACAGCGCCCGAGGACCAGCAAGCCGAGAAGCGAAAATGCGCCTGTCGCCGAGGGGGGAGCGGCGACGTCGCAGCTGCAGCCCTGTCCCGCTCTCTCCTTCCCTGCATCGACGCGGACCCCGCCGGCGTCCGCGGAGGGAGTCGACAGATCCGCGGAAGCCCGTGCGTCTCCGGCCGGCGCCGTGCCGTCAGCACTTGCCGCGTCGGCACGCGTTCCACCCTCGGGCGCGCCGCTCGCATCGCGCGTCGACGGTCCGGCGTCGGGGAGCAGCCCCACGCACGACTTGGGGCTCACGCCTCTCGGATCGACGCCGCCGTCCGTGCCGCAATCGTACGCCCCGTTGGTGGGATCCCAGCCGCATTTCGGGTTGCCCGCGCAGTCCATGGTCTGCAGCAGGTTGTTCTCGCAGAAGCGCAACCGCTCCCCGTCGCAGCAGCCTTCGTAGGAGACGCGGCCGCAGTTGCCGGTCGAGGTGCCCGCGTCGTGCCCGCCGCCGTCGGGGACAGCCCCGTCGGTGAGCACGCCGCAGGTGCGTGGGTTCTTCCCCGAGGGATCGGAGGTGGCCTGCTGGGCGCAGTCGTACCAGCCGTTCTGCCCGTCCCAGCCGCACTGGGGCTCGCCGCTGCAGTCCAGGGCCTCGAGCTTGCCCTGGCTGCTGCAGTACTTGAGGAGGTCCCCCTCGCAGCAGCCGGAGGCGCGGATGTTGCCGCACGAGGCCCGGGCGCAGCGGACGCTCTTCGGCGAGCAGCGCTCCTGGGCGTCGGCCTCGAGCTTGGCCCGCTGGCCGACGGGGAGCTGCATCGCGATGCAGTGCATCGCCCCACCCCAGCCGATGATCTCCTTGCTGTCGATCTTGGTCTGGGTCCAGCCGGGAAACGCAGCGGAGTAGGCCGCCAGGGCGGTAGCCTCACGGCTGGCCTCGTCGGAATAGACCGGAATGAGGAGCACCTTCTTGCTGCCGTCCGGGCTCGCGAGGGCGATCGAGTTGGTGTAGGTGCGCCAGATCTTGCCGGCGAAGCCCCCGTTGTTGTCGGGCATCGGGATGCGCGTCACCTTGACGGGTAGGCCCGTCCCCGTCGTCGCGGCGGCGAAGAGGGCGGCGTTCGCATCCAGGATGGCCTTGTTCCCGGCGTCCTGCGAGGAGGCGTACTCCCCGACGAGCACGCTGGCGTCCGGGCCGAACTTGGCGAACATGTCGATGTGCGTCGTTCCCTCCCCCTTGAGGGGGGTCGGAAAGAGCGTCTTCTTGCACCCGAGGTAGTCCTTGAAGACCTGCTCCACGGCGCTCTGCGTGAACTGGAGATTGAACCAGAGCACCCCTTTGCTCGCCGCGCAAAGGCCGTCGCTCGTGGTCATGAAGTTCCCCGGTTCGAAGTCGAGGTCGGGGCGAAAGACGTTCACCCCCCAGGCGGCGGCGAGGTCGGTCGGCACGACGTCGTCCAGAACGCGCGTGTGGAAGTATCGGAAGTCCACGAACGAGACCTTGGGGGCGGCGGCGTCGCCGACGATGGCGAGCGGCCCCGAGTCGCGGACCCAGATGCTGCTCATCGCGTGCTGGAACCACCCCACGCGCGTCGCGTCGGCGGGATTCAGGCCCGCCGCCACGAGCTCCTGCTCGAGCCGGGCCTTGTGGGCCGCGTCTTCGTGCACCAGGATCACGGGCACGACGCCCCACGCCCCCTTGACCATCTCCCGGTAGATCGCGTCGCGGGAGGGTCCGAGGCCGGTCTGCCACTGGAGGAGGTAGGCCTGACTGGGGTCGTGCTCGGCCGGGGCGCGCACGCCCGGGGTCGCCGGCGCATTCGTCACGTAGAAGCGAGCCAGGTTGTTGCGCCGGTAGTCGTCGAACTGATCGATGTGCGCGAGCCCCTTGCCGGAGGCGGCCTGGAAGAGCCGTTCGACGGTGCGCTCCGCGGCGGTCTTCCACTTGGGGAGCACTGGGCGTCTTCCGGAGGTTCGAAGGAGCTCGGCGCCGCGAGGGAGTCGTCGGGCCCCCTCGTCGGCCGGGGATACGGCGCGGAGCGGTTCGCCTGCCGCGGCGCGCGAGCGCGGGGCGCGGGAGGTGTCGTTTCGGGAGCTGCAAGCGCCGACGGCCACGCTCGCGACGAGGGCCGGAGCGACCCAAAGGTGTCGCTGGCGTCGCGTCTTCATGCAAGCTCCTCCGTGCATGCTCCAGGGCTCGCGGGGCTGGGGCGCCCCTTGACGGTCGAGGGGAGGCAATGTAGCAGAAGGTTTCCGGCCGGCAAGCGCCGGATCGCGGCCCGCGCGGAGCCTTCGACGCGGCGGGGCGCGACACCGCGGAAGCTCCTCCATGACCCACAGATCCGAAGCCCTGGGAACACCGGGGACCCTGCCCTGGCTCGAGACCATCATGCGCCGACTCCTCGCCCCCGACGGCTGCCCGTGGGACCGCGAGCAGACCCTCGCCAGCCTGAAGCCCTTTCTCCTCGAGGAGTGCTACGAAGTGCTGGACGCGATCGACGAAGGCGACGGGGACCATCACACCGAGGAGCTTGGGGACCTGCTCTTCCAGATCGTGTTCCAGGCGGAGCTCGCGGGGCGCTCGCTCGAGGAGGTCATTCGGGGGATCGGGGAGAAACTGATCCGGCGGCACCCGCACGTCTTCGGCGAGACGCGGGTACGCGACACGGAGGAGGTGCTCGCCAACTGGGAACGGCTCAAGGCCGAGGAGCGGACCTCGCCGCGTCCCACGCTGGCGGGCGTTCCACGCGCCATGCCGGCGCTCCAGCGGGCCTACGAGCTCTCACGCAAGGCGGCCAAGGCGGGGTTCGAATGGCCTGACGCGGGGGCCGCGCGGCGCAAGGTGGACGAGGAGCTCGGCGAGGTGGACGCTGCGCTCGCCGAGGGCGATGCCGACGAGGTTCGGGCGGAGCTCGGGGACCTGCTCTTCGCCGTGGCGGTGTGGGGCCGCAAGCTGGGCGTCGAGCCGGAGGAGGCGCTGCGCGAGGCGGGGGCCCGCTACGAGCGACGCTTCACCCGGATGGAGGCCGAGCTCGGCGCGGAGGGCAAGGCCATGCAGTCGTGTTCGCTCGACGAGCTTCTCGCGCGGTGGGCTCGGGCCAAGGGGGGGCCGGCGGTCTAGAACGCCGAGGTGACGGCGGGTCACCAGCGATGTCCTACGTGGCCGTCGCTGCGCCCACGAAGCCGGCAATTCGGGCGCGGCGCTACTTGTCTCCCGGTGGCCGATACTTGATCGACGCCGCCTTCTTCAAGGCAGCGAGCGTCTCCTCGACCGTCATCAATGGGGTCGTCTGCAGCGAACTCAGCGCTCCGCCCGCGTTTATCGCGAGCGCCGCCGCGGCCATCGACACGTTATCCGGAGCCTCCCACAAGTTGTATCCCTCATGCTCGCCGAAGGCATACCAAAAACCGTGCAGCTTCCCGCCGACGGCTTCGATGTACTGCTTCGCTGCCGCTCGGCGGTCCTCGGGGTTCTTGATGAGCTTCGCCCAGGTTGCCGGTGTGTAGCTGAATCGGCTCAGGTAGATCGGCATCGGTGTTCCTCCTTCCACGTGATCTCGGCGGTATCCCGCCTCCGAGGTCTCTGGCGGGCGCTCTGCGCGTCTGCACCCTGACATCGCCAGCCCGACAGCCGCGCTGACGCTCATGAAGTCACGGCGAGTCACTTTGCTCATGGACCCCTCCTGGTCGAGCATACGGTGTTCCCATCGGCGAAGGGGACTGGTCAGCCTGGACCTCCCGCTGGGGCTGGTCAAGCTCGCTCGCTCACGCCCGCGCGACGGCCGCGCGGCAGACAGCGTGGCGTCGCGGTAGGCTTCTCAACCCGTTTGGTGTTCTAGAGGGGAATCGTGGCTAAACGGGCTGGTGCAGGCCGCGCGCGACGGGCAGGCCCCCGAGCGGGGTGGCCGCCAGACACGCATCCTGGATCGCCGCGTCGGTCGCATCCCGGCAGAGCAGGCCCACGCGGTGCAGATCCACGGCGTGATCCCCGACGGAGGCGCAGATCACCACGTCCCCATCGTAGAGGGTGAACGGAGGATCGATCCGTCGGGCCAGCGCCACCGCGCTCTGGTGCGCGACCCACTCCGCCTCCACGCGGGTGAGGCGCGCGGTGGTGGCGACCACCACGAGCGTGGTGTTGTGGGTCGGCGATTGCGCGACGGCGCCCGCGCGGATGAGCGCCGCGGAGCCGAGCAGCTCGTCCGAAGTCGGCGTTCGTCGCGCCCCGGCGAGAATGCCGCTCCGCGTGCCGTCGAGGACGTCGCCCACGGGGTTCAGTACGACGAGCGCGCCCACGGCCAGGCCCTCGTCGGTGCAAAGCCCCGCTTGCCCGAGCCCTGTCTTGGTGGCGCAGGCGAGACCTTGGAGCTTGCCGGCGGAGACGCCGGTGCCCGCGCCGACGCAGCCGGAGCTGGCGGGCGTGCGCGCGAGGGCCTGAGTGGCGGCTGCCTCGCCGAGGCGTGCGTCGGGCCAGGCGCCCGGGTCTCCGAGGCCGAGGTCGTACACCACGGCGGCCGGGACGATCGGCACCACGCCGGCGAGGGTTCGATGGCCCACCCCGTGGGCGGCGAGCACGCGCATGACCCCGTCCGCCGCCGCGAGGCCAAAGGCGCTACCCCCCGCGAGACAGACGCCGTGGATCCGCTCCACGTGGTGTCGGGGTTCGAGGACCGCCAGCTCGCGACTGCCGGTGGCGGTTCCGACCACCGCGCCTCCGGCGACGGCCCCGTCGGGGAAGAGGATCGCCGTGCACCCGGTGAGGCCCGCGAGGTCGGTGGCGTGACCGACCAGGACGCCCGGCAGCTCCGAGAGGCTCGTGACCGTCATCGGGGACCTGGGCGGCGCCTGCGGGCGAAGGCCCGGGCGAGCTCGTGCAGCTCCGGGGCGCGTAGCAGGGCCGCAAGCAGAGCGTAGCTCACCATCCCGGCCACTACGGCGCCGAGGAGCACGGCGTAGTTGAGGGGGGCGCGCCCACCTTGCGGCCAGTCCCCGAAGCGCGTCACCAAGTGTGCGCAGAACCCCGCGCCGACGGCGGCGAGGCTCGAGCGGGCGAGCGTGAGCGCGACGCTTCGAAGCCCGAGCGGGCCGAGACGGACCCGCAGGAGCACGAGCAAGAGCAGGAGGTTCACCGTGGACGAGATGGCCACGGCCAGGGCGAGGCCGAGGGCCTGAAGGCGATGGCGAAGCAGGAGGGCGCTGCCGATGTACGCGAGAAGCGCGAGGGCCCCCACCTTCACGGGCGTGCGCGTGTCCTGGAGCGCATAGAAGACGGGGACCGTCTGACGGACGCCGCCGGCGGCCCAGAGCCCACACGCGAACCCGAGGAGGGTGCGCGCGGTCTCCTGCGCCATCGCGTGGGTATAGGCGCCGCGCTGGAAGAGCACCGAGCAGAGAGGAAGACCGAGCGCGATGAGCCCCGCAGTGGCCGGCAAGAGCACGAAGGCCACCACCCGCAGGCTGTAGCCGTAGGTTCGACGGAGCTCGTCCAGGTTCCCCGCCGTCACCTGCGCCGCGTAGCTCGGCAGAGATACCGTGGCCACCGCGACGGCGAAGATGCCCATCGGGAACTCGATGAGCCGCTGCGCATAGTAGATGTAGCTGATGCTCCCCTCCTCCAGGAAGGAGGCGAACTGGCGGGCCAGGATCACGTTCACCTGGTAGATCGCCAGGCCGAGGATCGAGGGGAGCATCAGGCGGCCGATGCGCCGTACGCCGGGATCGCCGAGGTCGAGGCGCGGTCGCAGCAGGAGGCCGCGGGAGCGGAGCGGCCCGGCCTGAAGCAGCACCTGCGCCACCCCTCCGAGCAGGACCCCGAAGCCGAGGGCGGCGATGGGCGGCAGACCGAGGTGCGGCATGGCCCGGCTCGTGGTGAGGACCACGCTGATGATGCAGGCGTTGAGGAGCACGGGGGCCAGGGCCGGCGCGGCGAAGTGCCTGTAGGTGTTCAGGACCCCCATGGCCAGGGCCGTGACCCCGACGGTGATCAGGAAGGGGAACATGACACGCGTGAGCAAGATGGCGAGGCCGAGCTTGTCGGCGTCGTCCACGAGGCCGTAGGCGAAGAGGCGGACCACTTGCGGCGCCAGACCGACCCCGGCCGCTGTGACGAGCAGCAGCACCAGGAGCGCCGCTCCCATGGTCTTGGCGTAGAGCGCCTTGGCCGCGTCGTCCCCGGCGCGTTGGCGCAGCTCGGTGAAGACCGGCACGAAGGCCACGGTGAGCGACCCCTCCGCCAGGAGCTGCCTGAAAACGTTCGGGATCGTGAAGGCAACGTAAAACGGGTCGGTGGCCCGCTTGGGGTACGCGGCAGCCACCACGCCGTCGCGGACGAGGCCCAGGATCCTGCTGAAGAGCGTGAAGAGGCCCACGATCCCGGCCGACCGGGTGAGCTGCCTTCCGTCGCGCGAGGCCTCCGACATGCGAGGGTCCGGTCTCCTTCGGGTGCTACCCTACTGCATCCCCGCGGAAGGGGGCGACGGGGAAGTGCCGCGTCCACTCTACGCGGCGCGATTGACACGCGACGCGAGGCATGATACGGCAACACGGCTTTATTGGAGGAATTTCGTGGCCAATCATCCGCAGGCAGAGAAGCGCAACCGCCAACGCATCAAGCGGCAAGCGCGCAACCGGTTCTTCCGTGCCACCATGCGCACGTTCATCAAGCGGGTCCGCACCGCGATCGAAGCCA is a window of Deltaproteobacteria bacterium DNA encoding:
- the mazG gene encoding nucleoside triphosphate pyrophosphohydrolase, which produces MTHRSEALGTPGTLPWLETIMRRLLAPDGCPWDREQTLASLKPFLLEECYEVLDAIDEGDGDHHTEELGDLLFQIVFQAELAGRSLEEVIRGIGEKLIRRHPHVFGETRVRDTEEVLANWERLKAEERTSPRPTLAGVPRAMPALQRAYELSRKAAKAGFEWPDAGAARRKVDEELGEVDAALAEGDADEVRAELGDLLFAVAVWGRKLGVEPEEALREAGARYERRFTRMEAELGAEGKAMQSCSLDELLARWARAKGGPAV
- a CDS encoding PhoH family protein, whose product is MSEPTSPADPQDALAARDQIAFDDNAALLELSGANGEHLKALERELAVQIHVRGNELTVVGAPEAVEQTSSLLGQLYALAKKGRALGREQLLQAVRVLKADGRVNVKAIFTDTVLATSMANVLPKSLAQKEYVDAMRSHDIVFGIGPAGTGKTYLAMAMAVGALQRRAVKRIILTRPAVEAGEKLGFLPGDLAEKVNPYLRPLYDALHDMMELDRAEQLIARGQIEVAPLAFMRGRTLNGSFVVLDEAQNTTGDQMLMFLTRLGFDSKAVVTGDVTQVDLPPGAQSGLSEAQRLLAGVEGIAFCRFTERDVVRHPLVQKIIKAYEGRGRAGSDEPTRL
- a CDS encoding P1 family peptidase, with the translated sequence MTVTSLSELPGVLVGHATDLAGLTGCTAILFPDGAVAGGAVVGTATGSRELAVLEPRHHVERIHGVCLAGGSAFGLAAADGVMRVLAAHGVGHRTLAGVVPIVPAAVVYDLGLGDPGAWPDARLGEAAATQALARTPASSGCVGAGTGVSAGKLQGLACATKTGLGQAGLCTDEGLAVGALVVLNPVGDVLDGTRSGILAGARRTPTSDELLGSAALIRAGAVAQSPTHNTTLVVVATTARLTRVEAEWVAHQSAVALARRIDPPFTLYDGDVVICASVGDHAVDLHRVGLLCRDATDAAIQDACLAATPLGGLPVARGLHQPV
- the murJ gene encoding murein biosynthesis integral membrane protein MurJ; this encodes MSEASRDGRQLTRSAGIVGLFTLFSRILGLVRDGVVAAAYPKRATDPFYVAFTIPNVFRQLLAEGSLTVAFVPVFTELRQRAGDDAAKALYAKTMGAALLVLLLVTAAGVGLAPQVVRLFAYGLVDDADKLGLAILLTRVMFPFLITVGVTALAMGVLNTYRHFAAPALAPVLLNACIISVVLTTSRAMPHLGLPPIAALGFGVLLGGVAQVLLQAGPLRSRGLLLRPRLDLGDPGVRRIGRLMLPSILGLAIYQVNVILARQFASFLEEGSISYIYYAQRLIEFPMGIFAVAVATVSLPSYAAQVTAGNLDELRRTYGYSLRVVAFVLLPATAGLIALGLPLCSVLFQRGAYTHAMAQETARTLLGFACGLWAAGGVRQTVPVFYALQDTRTPVKVGALALLAYIGSALLLRHRLQALGLALAVAISSTVNLLLLLVLLRVRLGPLGLRSVALTLARSSLAAVGAGFCAHLVTRFGDWPQGGRAPLNYAVLLGAVVAGMVSYALLAALLRAPELHELARAFARRRRPGPR
- a CDS encoding agmatine deiminase family protein; its protein translation is MKTRRQRHLWVAPALVASVAVGACSSRNDTSRAPRSRAAAGEPLRAVSPADEGARRLPRGAELLRTSGRRPVLPKWKTAAERTVERLFQAASGKGLAHIDQFDDYRRNNLARFYVTNAPATPGVRAPAEHDPSQAYLLQWQTGLGPSRDAIYREMVKGAWGVVPVILVHEDAAHKARLEQELVAAGLNPADATRVGWFQHAMSSIWVRDSGPLAIVGDAAAPKVSFVDFRYFHTRVLDDVVPTDLAAAWGVNVFRPDLDFEPGNFMTTSDGLCAASKGVLWFNLQFTQSAVEQVFKDYLGCKKTLFPTPLKGEGTTHIDMFAKFGPDASVLVGEYASSQDAGNKAILDANAALFAAATTGTGLPVKVTRIPMPDNNGGFAGKIWRTYTNSIALASPDGSKKVLLIPVYSDEASREATALAAYSAAFPGWTQTKIDSKEIIGWGGAMHCIAMQLPVGQRAKLEADAQERCSPKSVRCARASCGNIRASGCCEGDLLKYCSSQGKLEALDCSGEPQCGWDGQNGWYDCAQQATSDPSGKNPRTCGVLTDGAVPDGGGHDAGTSTGNCGRVSYEGCCDGERLRFCENNLLQTMDCAGNPKCGWDPTNGAYDCGTDGGVDPRGVSPKSCVGLLPDAGPSTRDASGAPEGGTRADAASADGTAPAGDARASADLSTPSADAGGVRVDAGKERAGQGCSCDVAAPPSATGAFSLLGLLVLGRCRRGRRAPRRSPDR
- a CDS encoding GYD domain-containing protein, which translates into the protein MPIYLSRFSYTPATWAKLIKNPEDRRAAAKQYIEAVGGKLHGFWYAFGEHEGYNLWEAPDNVSMAAAALAINAGGALSSLQTTPLMTVEETLAALKKAASIKYRPPGDK
- a CDS encoding GAF domain-containing protein yields the protein MGIHSIMDIAGALNDDPRFVAYEVLRADGELVEVRCDTGTALLVAPTLWRDPQRVTAELGRNSRCPPLLVCLGGEGEMDDLQALRQRAVLACLPLPTTAHALEASLTNSMALLAMQARAVERDRVTERYRYEVEELISIAASLSSERDIHRLLALILEKSRYISGADAGSVYILVPHPDRPDDQLLRFAVAQNDSVEVDFESFTLEISSRSIVGAAVVARRVIHIPDLGALARDNPLGLEHNRSFDDRTGYHTRSVLTVPMINHQDAVIGVIQLINKKREPASRLRTVEDFERQVIPFDERSIELGKTLAYQAAIALDNALLYNELREVFEGFVEASVLAIEARDPPTSGHSRRVANLTVGLAEAVDRVTLGPLAELSFSPDNLKELEYAALMHDFGKVGVPEQVLVKAHKLYEWNLEQIRLRFDYVREWLKSESLRRRLELSLQGTGRLGEQLEAQEALLQKQHGYLEHCWEIIAGSNRPTVLPAESAALLDEIAQQTYLDPKGVVRPYLTGEELRCLRIRRGSLSEDERAQIESHVVHSYNFLCTIPWGRGFRQVPQIARDHHEKLDGTGYPRRKCGDQIPVQARMMTIADIYDALTAADRPYKPALEPETALAILGDEVRQGKLDAALFSVFVEAHVYRKVLKTT